A part of Escherichia marmotae genomic DNA contains:
- a CDS encoding IS256-like element IS1414 family transposase, which produces MDEKQLQALANELAKNLKTPEDLSQFDRLLKKLSVEAALNAEMTHHPGYEKNQSRPGANSRNGFSTKTVITGDGPLELRTPRDRDGTFEPQLVKKNQTRITGMDNQILSLYAKGMTTREIAAAFKELYDADVSPALISKVTDAVMEQVVEWQNRPLDAVYPIVYLDCIVLKVRQDSRVINKSVFLALGINIEGQKELLGMWLAENEGAKFWLNVLTELKNRGLNDILIACVDGLKGFPDAINTVYPKARIQLCIVHMVRNSLRFVSWKDYKAVTRDLKAIYQAPTEEAGQQALEAFAAAWDCRYPQISRSWQANWPNLATFFAYPTDIRKVIYTTNAIESLNSVIRHALKKRKVFPTDDSVKKVVWLAIQSASQKWTMPLKDWRMAMSRFIIEFGDRLDGHF; this is translated from the coding sequence ATGGACGAAAAACAGTTACAGGCTCTGGCTAACGAACTGGCCAAAAACCTCAAAACCCCTGAAGACCTCAGTCAGTTTGATCGGCTGCTGAAAAAGCTCAGCGTTGAAGCCGCTCTCAATGCAGAGATGACACACCATCCTGGGTATGAGAAAAATCAGTCCAGACCAGGAGCTAACTCCCGCAACGGTTTTTCCACAAAGACCGTTATCACAGGCGACGGTCCACTGGAACTGCGTACTCCGCGCGATCGTGACGGTACCTTCGAACCACAACTGGTAAAGAAAAATCAGACCCGTATTACCGGGATGGATAACCAGATCCTCTCGTTGTATGCCAAAGGGATGACCACCCGTGAGATAGCTGCTGCGTTCAAAGAACTGTATGACGCAGATGTTTCACCGGCACTGATATCAAAGGTTACCGATGCCGTGATGGAGCAGGTTGTAGAATGGCAAAACCGACCACTGGATGCTGTTTACCCCATTGTTTATCTTGACTGTATCGTCCTGAAAGTTCGGCAGGACAGTCGCGTCATCAACAAATCGGTGTTCCTGGCACTGGGCATCAATATCGAAGGTCAGAAAGAACTGCTGGGTATGTGGCTGGCCGAAAATGAAGGGGCGAAGTTCTGGCTCAATGTGCTGACTGAACTGAAAAACCGCGGTCTGAACGATATCCTCATCGCCTGTGTGGATGGCCTGAAAGGCTTCCCGGATGCCATCAACACAGTATATCCGAAGGCCCGCATCCAGTTATGCATCGTGCATATGGTGCGCAACAGCCTGCGCTTCGTGTCATGGAAGGACTACAAAGCCGTCACTCGCGACCTGAAAGCGATTTATCAGGCTCCCACGGAAGAGGCAGGCCAGCAGGCACTGGAAGCGTTCGCTGCGGCCTGGGACTGTCGCTATCCTCAGATAAGCCGAAGCTGGCAGGCTAACTGGCCGAATCTTGCCACGTTCTTCGCTTATCCAACGGACATCCGCAAAGTGATCTATACGACGAATGCCATCGAGTCGCTAAACAGCGTGATCCGCCATGCGCTCAAAAAGCGTAAAGTGTTCCCGACAGACGACTCGGTGAAAAAAGTGGTGTGGCTGGCAATCCAGTCTGCGTCCCAGAAATGGACGATGCCGTTGAAGGACTGGCGAATGGCAATGAGCCGCTTTATTATCGAGTTCGGTGACCGCCTGGACGGTCACTTCTGA
- a CDS encoding IS4-like element IS4 family transposase has product MHIGQALDLVSRYDSLRNPLTSLGDYLDPELISRCLAESGTVTPRKRRLPLEMMVWCIVGMALERKEPLHQIVNRLDIILPGNRPFVAPSAVIQARQRLGSEAVRRVFTKTAQLWHNATPHPHWCGLTLLAIDGVFWRTPDTPENDAAFPRQTHAGNPALYPQVKMVCQMELTSHLLTAAAFGTMKNSENELAEQLIEQTGDNTLTLMDKGYYSLGLLNAWSQAGEHRHWMIPLRKGAQYEEIRKLGKGDHLVKLKTSPQARKKWPGLGNEVTARLLTVTRKGKVCHLLTSMTDAMRFPGGEMADLYSHRWEIELGYREIKQTMQLSRLTLRSKKPELVEQELWGVLLAYNLVRYQMIKMAEHLKGYWPNQLSFSESCGMVMRMLMTLQGASPGRIPELMRDLASMGQLVKLPTRRERAFPRVVKERPWKYPTAPKKSQSVA; this is encoded by the coding sequence ATGCACATTGGACAGGCCCTTGATCTGGTATCCCGTTACGATTCTCTGCGTAACCCACTGACTTCTCTGGGGGATTACCTCGACCCCGAACTCATCTCTCGTTGCCTTGCCGAATCAGGTACTGTAACGCCACGCAAGCGCCGTCTTCCCCTCGAAATGATGGTCTGGTGTATTGTTGGCATGGCGCTTGAGCGTAAAGAACCTCTTCACCAGATTGTGAATCGCCTGGACATCATACTACCGGGCAATCGCCCCTTCGTTGCCCCCAGTGCCGTTATTCAGGCCCGCCAGCGCCTGGGAAGTGAGGCTGTCCGCCGCGTGTTCACGAAAACAGCGCAGCTCTGGCATAACGCCACGCCGCATCCGCACTGGTGCGGCCTGACCCTGCTGGCCATCGATGGTGTGTTCTGGCGCACACCGGATACACCAGAGAACGATGCAGCCTTCCCCCGCCAGACACATGCCGGGAACCCGGCGCTCTACCCGCAGGTCAAAATGGTCTGCCAGATGGAACTGACCAGCCATCTGCTGACGGCTGCAGCCTTCGGCACGATGAAGAACAGCGAAAATGAGCTTGCTGAGCAACTTATAGAACAAACCGGCGATAACACCCTGACGTTAATGGATAAAGGTTATTACTCACTGGGACTGTTAAATGCCTGGAGCCAGGCGGGAGAACACCGCCACTGGATGATCCCTCTCAGAAAGGGAGCGCAATATGAAGAGATCAGAAAACTGGGTAAAGGCGATCATCTGGTGAAGCTGAAAACCAGCCCGCAGGCACGAAAAAAGTGGCCGGGGCTGGGAAATGAGGTGACAGCCCGCCTGCTGACCGTGACGCGCAAAGGAAAAGTCTGCCATCTGCTGACGTCGATGACGGACGCCATGCGCTTCCCCGGAGGAGAAATGGCGGATCTGTACAGTCATCGCTGGGAAATCGAACTGGGATACAGGGAGATAAAACAGACGATGCAACTGAGCAGGCTGACGCTGAGAAGTAAAAAGCCGGAGCTTGTGGAGCAAGAGCTGTGGGGTGTCTTACTGGCTTATAATCTGGTGAGATATCAGATGATTAAAATGGCAGAACATCTGAAAGGTTACTGGCCGAATCAACTGAGTTTCTCAGAATCATGCGGAATGGTGATGAGAATGCTGATGACATTGCAGGGCGCTTCACCGGGACGTATACCGGAGCTGATGCGCGATCTTGCAAGTATGGGACAACTTGTGAAATTACCGACAAGAAGGGAAAGAGCCTTCCCGAGAGTGGTAAAGGAGAGGCCCTGGAAATACCCCACAGCCCCGAAAAAGAGCCAGTCAGTTGCTTAA
- the rpoD gene encoding RNA polymerase sigma factor RpoD, with the protein MEQNPQSQLKLLVTRGKEQGYLTYAEVNDHLPEDIVDSDQIEDIIQMINDMGIQVMEEAPDADDLMLAENTADEDAAEAAAQVLSSVESEIGRTTDPVRMYMREMGTVELLTREGEIDIAKRIEDGINQVQCSVAEYPEAITYLLEQYDRVEAEEARLSDLITGFVDPNAEEELAPTATHVGSELSQEDLDDDEDEDEEDADDDSADDDNSIDPELAREKFAELRAQYVVTRDTIKAKGRSHAAAQEEILKLSEVFKQFRLVPKQFDYLVNSMRVMMDRVRTQERLIMKLCVEQCKMPKKNFITLFTGNETSDTWFNAAIAMNKPWSEKLHDVSEEVHRALQKLQQIEEETGLTIEQVKDINRRMSIGEAKARRAKKEMVEANLRLVISIAKKYTNRGLQFLDLIQEGNIGLMKAVDKFEYRRGYKFSTYATWWIRQAITRSIADQARTIRIPVHMIETINKLNRISRQMLQEMGREPTPEELAERMLMPEDKIRKVLKIAKEPISMETPIGDDEDSHLGDFIEDTTLELPLDSATTESLRAATHDVLAGLTAREAKVLRMRFGIDMNTDHTLEEVGKQFDVTRERIRQIEAKALRKLRHPSRSEVLRSFLDD; encoded by the coding sequence ATGGAGCAAAACCCGCAGTCACAGCTAAAACTTCTTGTCACCCGTGGTAAGGAGCAAGGCTATCTGACCTATGCCGAGGTCAATGACCATCTGCCGGAAGATATCGTCGATTCCGATCAGATCGAAGACATCATCCAAATGATCAATGACATGGGCATTCAGGTGATGGAAGAAGCGCCGGATGCCGATGATCTGATGCTGGCTGAAAACACAGCAGACGAAGATGCTGCCGAAGCCGCCGCACAGGTGCTTTCCAGCGTGGAATCTGAAATCGGGCGCACGACTGACCCGGTACGCATGTACATGCGTGAAATGGGCACCGTTGAACTGTTGACCCGCGAAGGCGAAATTGACATCGCTAAACGCATCGAAGACGGGATCAACCAGGTTCAATGCTCCGTTGCTGAATATCCAGAAGCGATTACCTATCTGCTGGAACAGTACGATCGCGTTGAAGCGGAAGAAGCACGTCTGTCCGATCTGATCACCGGCTTTGTCGATCCGAACGCAGAAGAAGAACTGGCACCAACCGCCACTCACGTCGGTTCAGAGCTTTCTCAGGAAGATCTGGACGATGACGAAGATGAAGACGAAGAAGATGCCGACGACGACAGCGCCGACGATGACAACAGCATCGACCCGGAACTGGCTCGCGAAAAATTTGCTGAACTGCGTGCCCAGTATGTTGTAACGCGCGACACCATCAAAGCGAAAGGCCGCAGTCACGCAGCCGCTCAGGAAGAGATCCTGAAACTGTCTGAAGTGTTCAAACAGTTCCGCCTGGTGCCGAAGCAGTTTGACTACCTGGTCAACAGCATGCGCGTCATGATGGATCGCGTTCGTACACAAGAACGTCTGATCATGAAGCTCTGCGTTGAGCAGTGCAAAATGCCGAAGAAAAACTTCATCACCCTGTTTACCGGCAACGAAACCAGCGATACCTGGTTCAATGCAGCGATTGCGATGAACAAACCGTGGTCGGAAAAACTGCACGATGTCTCTGAAGAAGTGCATCGCGCCCTGCAGAAACTGCAGCAAATTGAAGAAGAAACCGGCCTGACCATTGAGCAGGTTAAAGACATCAACCGCCGTATGTCCATCGGTGAAGCGAAAGCCCGCCGTGCGAAGAAAGAGATGGTTGAAGCGAACTTACGTCTGGTTATTTCTATCGCCAAGAAATATACCAACCGTGGCTTGCAGTTCCTCGATCTGATTCAGGAAGGCAACATCGGTCTGATGAAAGCGGTTGATAAGTTCGAATACCGTCGTGGTTATAAGTTCTCCACCTACGCAACCTGGTGGATCCGTCAGGCGATCACCCGCTCTATCGCGGATCAGGCGCGCACCATTCGTATTCCGGTGCATATGATTGAGACTATCAACAAGCTCAACCGTATTTCTCGCCAGATGCTGCAAGAGATGGGCCGCGAGCCGACGCCGGAAGAACTGGCTGAACGTATGTTGATGCCGGAAGATAAGATCCGTAAAGTGCTGAAGATCGCCAAAGAGCCAATCTCCATGGAAACGCCGATCGGTGATGATGAAGATTCGCATCTGGGGGATTTCATCGAGGATACCACCCTCGAACTACCGCTGGATTCTGCGACCACCGAAAGCCTGCGTGCGGCAACGCACGACGTGCTGGCTGGCCTGACCGCGCGTGAAGCGAAAGTTCTGCGTATGCGTTTCGGTATCGACATGAACACCGACCACACGCTGGAAGAAGTGGGTAAACAGTTCGACGTTACCCGTGAACGTATCCGTCAGATCGAAGCGAAGGCGCTGCGCAAACTGCGTCACCCGAGCCGTTCTGAAGTGCTGCGTAGCTTCCTGGACGATTAA
- the dnaG gene encoding DNA primase, with protein sequence MAGRIPRVFINDLLARTDIVDLIDARVKLKKQGKNFHACCPFHNEKTPSFTVNGEKQFYHCFGCGAHGNAIDFLMNYDKLEFVETVEELAAMHNLEVPFEAGSGPSQIERHQRQTLYQLMDGLNTFYQQSLQQPVATSARQYLEKRGLSHEVIARFAIGFAPPGWDNVLKRFGDNPENRQSLIDAGMLVTNDQGRSYDRFRERVMFPIRDKRGRVIGFGGRVLGNDTPKYLNSPETDIFHKGRQLYGLYEAQQDNAEPQRLLVVEGYMDVVALAQYGINYAVASLGTSTTADHIQLLFRATNNVICCYDGDRAGRDAAWRALETALPYMTDGRQLRFMFLPDGEDPDTLVRKEGKEAFEARMEQAMPLSAFLFNSLMPQVDLSTPDGRARLSTLALPLISQVPGETLRIYLRQELGNKLGILDDSQLERLMSKAAENGVSRPVPQLKRTTMRILIGLLVQNPELATLVPPLENLDQNKLPGLGLFRELVNTCLSQPGLTTGQLLEHYRGTNNAATLEKLSMWDDIADKNIAEQTFTDSLNHMFDSLLELRQEELIARERTHGLSNEERLELWTLNQELAKK encoded by the coding sequence ATGGCTGGACGAATCCCACGCGTATTCATTAATGATCTGCTGGCGCGCACTGACATCGTCGATCTGATCGATGCTCGTGTGAAGCTAAAAAAGCAGGGCAAGAATTTTCACGCGTGTTGTCCATTCCACAACGAAAAAACCCCGTCCTTCACCGTCAACGGTGAGAAACAATTTTACCACTGCTTTGGATGTGGCGCGCACGGCAACGCGATCGACTTTCTGATGAACTACGACAAACTCGAGTTCGTCGAAACGGTCGAAGAGTTGGCGGCAATGCACAATCTTGAAGTGCCATTTGAAGCAGGCAGCGGCCCCAGCCAGATAGAGCGCCATCAACGGCAAACTCTTTATCAGTTGATGGACGGTCTGAATACGTTTTACCAACAATCTTTACAGCAACCTGTTGCTACATCTGCGCGCCAGTATCTGGAAAAACGCGGATTAAGCCATGAGGTAATCGCCCGTTTTGCGATTGGTTTTGCGCCCCCCGGCTGGGACAACGTCCTGAAACGGTTTGGCGACAATCCAGAAAATCGCCAGTCATTGATTGATGCAGGCATGTTGGTAACCAACGATCAGGGTCGCAGTTACGATCGTTTCCGCGAGCGGGTGATGTTCCCCATTCGCGATAAACGCGGTCGGGTGATTGGTTTTGGTGGGCGCGTGCTGGGCAACGATACCCCAAAATACCTGAACTCGCCGGAAACTGATATTTTCCATAAAGGCCGCCAGCTTTACGGTCTTTATGAAGCGCAGCAGGATAACGCTGAACCCCAGCGTCTGTTGGTGGTCGAAGGCTATATGGACGTGGTTGCTCTGGCGCAATACGGTATTAATTACGCCGTTGCATCGTTGGGTACATCGACCACTGCCGATCACATTCAGTTGTTGTTCCGCGCGACCAACAATGTCATTTGCTGTTATGACGGCGACCGCGCAGGTCGTGATGCCGCGTGGCGAGCGTTAGAAACGGCGCTGCCCTATATGACAGATGGTCGTCAGCTACGCTTTATGTTTTTACCGGATGGCGAAGACCCTGACACGCTGGTACGCAAAGAAGGTAAAGAGGCGTTTGAAGCGCGTATGGAGCAGGCCATGCCGCTCTCTGCGTTTCTGTTTAACAGCCTGATGCCGCAAGTTGATCTGAGCACACCTGACGGGCGTGCGCGTTTAAGTACGTTGGCGCTGCCGCTGATTTCTCAGGTGCCCGGAGAAACATTGCGCATCTATCTTCGTCAGGAATTAGGCAACAAGTTAGGCATACTTGATGACAGCCAGCTTGAACGATTAATGTCGAAAGCAGCGGAGAACGGTGTTTCTCGTCCTGTTCCGCAGCTAAAACGCACGACCATGCGTATACTTATAGGGTTGCTGGTGCAAAATCCAGAATTAGCGACGTTAGTCCCGCCGCTGGAAAATCTGGATCAAAATAAGCTCCCCGGACTTGGCTTATTCAGAGAACTGGTCAACACTTGTCTCTCTCAGCCAGGTCTGACCACCGGGCAACTTTTAGAGCACTATCGTGGCACAAATAATGCTGCCACCCTTGAAAAACTGTCGATGTGGGACGATATAGCAGATAAGAATATTGCTGAGCAAACCTTCACCGACTCACTCAACCATATGTTTGATTCGTTGCTTGAACTGCGCCAGGAAGAGTTAATCGCTCGTGAGCGCACGCATGGTTTAAGTAATGAAGAACGCCTGGAACTCTGGACATTAAACCAGGAGCTGGCGAAAAAGTGA
- the rpsU gene encoding 30S ribosomal protein S21 has product MPVIKVRENEPFDVALRRFKRSCEKAGVLAEVRRREFYEKPTTERKRAKASAVKRHAKKLARENARRTRLY; this is encoded by the coding sequence ATGCCGGTAATTAAAGTACGTGAAAACGAGCCGTTCGACGTAGCTCTGCGTCGCTTCAAGCGTTCCTGCGAAAAAGCAGGTGTTCTGGCGGAAGTTCGTCGTCGTGAATTCTATGAAAAACCGACTACCGAACGTAAGCGCGCTAAAGCTTCTGCAGTGAAACGTCACGCGAAGAAACTGGCTCGCGAAAACGCACGCCGTACTCGTCTGTACTAA
- the tsaD gene encoding tRNA (adenosine(37)-N6)-threonylcarbamoyltransferase complex transferase subunit TsaD, translating to MRVLGIETSCDETGIAIYDDEKGLLANQLYSQVKLHADYGGVVPELASRDHVRKTVPLIQAALKESGLTAKDIDAVAYTAGPGLVGALLVGATVGRSLAFAWGVPAIPVHHMEGHLLAPMLEDNPPEFPFVALLVSGGHTQLISVTGIGQYELLGESIDDAAGEAFDKTAKLLGLDYPGGPLLSKMAAQGTAGRFVFPRPMTDRPGLDFSFSGLKTFAANTIRDNGTDDQTRADIARAFEDAVVDTLMIKCKRALDQTGFKRLVMAGGVSANRTLRAKLAEMMKKRRGEVFYARPEFCTDNGAMIAYAGMVRFKAGATADLGVSVRPRWPLAELPAA from the coding sequence ATGCGTGTACTGGGTATTGAAACTTCTTGCGATGAAACCGGCATCGCCATTTACGACGATGAAAAAGGTTTGTTAGCCAACCAATTGTATAGTCAGGTGAAATTACACGCTGACTACGGCGGCGTAGTGCCTGAACTGGCCTCCCGCGATCACGTGCGTAAAACCGTACCGTTGATCCAGGCGGCGCTGAAAGAGTCCGGGCTGACAGCAAAAGATATTGATGCAGTGGCCTATACCGCAGGCCCTGGATTAGTCGGCGCGCTGTTGGTTGGCGCAACGGTCGGGCGTTCGCTGGCGTTTGCCTGGGGCGTTCCGGCGATCCCGGTACACCATATGGAAGGGCATCTGTTAGCGCCGATGCTGGAAGATAACCCACCGGAATTTCCGTTTGTCGCGCTGCTGGTTTCCGGCGGTCATACGCAGTTAATCAGCGTCACTGGTATTGGTCAGTACGAGTTGCTCGGTGAGTCCATTGATGACGCTGCCGGGGAAGCGTTTGATAAGACCGCGAAGCTGCTGGGGCTGGATTATCCAGGCGGGCCGTTACTGTCGAAAATGGCCGCCCAGGGTACTGCCGGGCGCTTTGTCTTCCCGCGTCCGATGACCGACCGTCCGGGGCTGGATTTCAGCTTCTCTGGCCTGAAAACCTTCGCGGCAAATACCATTCGTGACAACGGCACCGACGACCAGACGCGTGCTGATATCGCTCGCGCCTTTGAAGATGCGGTGGTCGATACGTTGATGATTAAGTGTAAGCGAGCGCTGGATCAGACGGGCTTTAAGCGACTGGTCATGGCAGGCGGCGTGAGTGCTAACCGCACGCTGCGGGCGAAACTGGCGGAAATGATGAAAAAGCGTCGTGGCGAGGTATTCTACGCGCGTCCGGAGTTTTGTACCGATAACGGCGCGATGATCGCCTATGCCGGAATGGTGCGGTTTAAAGCAGGCGCGACGGCGGATCTCGGCGTGAGTGTGCGTCCGCGCTGGCCACTGGCAGAGTTACCGGCTGCGTAA
- the plsY gene encoding glycerol-3-phosphate 1-O-acyltransferase PlsY: MSAIAPGMILIAYLCGSISSAILVCRLCGLPDPRTSGSGNPGATNVLRIGGKGAAVAVLIFDVLKGMLPVWGAYVLGVSPFWLGLIAIAACLGHIWPVFFGFKGGKGVATAFGAIAPIGWDLTGVMAGTWLLTVLLSGYSSLGAIVSALIAPFYVWWFKPQFTFPVSMLSCLILLRHHDNIQRLWRHQETKIWTKFKRKREKDPE; encoded by the coding sequence ATGAGTGCAATCGCGCCTGGAATGATCCTCATCGCGTACCTCTGCGGCTCCATTTCCAGTGCCATTCTGGTTTGCCGCTTGTGTGGTCTGCCCGATCCGCGAACCAGCGGCTCCGGTAATCCTGGCGCAACCAATGTATTACGTATCGGTGGCAAGGGAGCAGCCGTAGCAGTACTGATTTTCGACGTTCTGAAAGGAATGTTGCCCGTTTGGGGCGCGTATGTATTAGGTGTCAGCCCCTTCTGGTTAGGCTTAATTGCCATAGCTGCCTGTCTTGGACATATCTGGCCGGTTTTCTTCGGTTTTAAAGGGGGGAAAGGCGTTGCCACCGCTTTTGGTGCAATAGCCCCGATTGGCTGGGATTTAACGGGCGTGATGGCGGGAACCTGGCTGCTTACCGTGCTATTGAGTGGATATTCGTCGCTGGGGGCGATTGTCAGCGCGCTGATTGCTCCGTTTTATGTCTGGTGGTTTAAGCCACAATTCACCTTCCCGGTTTCGATGCTCTCTTGCCTGATCCTGCTGCGTCATCATGACAACATCCAGCGTCTGTGGCGTCACCAGGAGACAAAAATCTGGACGAAATTCAAAAGAAAGCGCGAAAAAGATCCTGAGTGA
- the folB gene encoding bifunctional dihydroneopterin aldolase/7,8-dihydroneopterin epimerase yields the protein MDIVFIEQLSVITTIGVYDWEQTIEQKLVFDIEMAWDNRKAAKSDDVADCLSYADIAETVVSHVEGARFALVERVAEEVAELLLTRFNSPWVRIKLSKPGAVARAVNVGVIIERGNNLKENN from the coding sequence ATGGATATTGTATTTATAGAGCAACTTTCGGTAATCACCACTATTGGTGTTTACGACTGGGAACAGACCATCGAGCAGAAGCTGGTGTTCGATATCGAAATGGCGTGGGATAACCGTAAAGCGGCGAAAAGCGATGATGTGGCGGACTGCCTCAGCTACGCTGACATCGCAGAAACGGTGGTTAGCCACGTCGAGGGGGCGCGTTTTGCGTTAGTGGAACGCGTGGCGGAAGAGGTGGCGGAATTGCTACTGACTCGCTTTAACTCTCCGTGGGTGCGCATCAAACTCAGCAAGCCAGGTGCAGTGGCGCGCGCTGTTAATGTTGGCGTAATCATTGAGCGTGGCAATAATCTGAAAGAGAATAATTAA
- the bacA gene encoding undecaprenyl-diphosphate phosphatase — protein sequence MSDMHSLLIAAILGVVEGLTEFLPVSSTGHMIIVGHLLGFEGDTAKTFEVVIQLGSILAVVVMFWRRLFGLIGIHFGRPLQREGESKGRLTLIHILLGMIPAVVLGLLFHDTIKSLFNPINVMYALVVGGLLLIAAECLKPKEPRAPGLDDMTYRQAFMIGCFQCLALWPGFSRSGATISGGMLMGVSRYAASEFSFLLAVPMMMGATALDLYKSWGFLTTGDIPMFAVGFFTAFVVALIAIKTFLQLIKRISFIPFAIYRFIVAAAVYVVFF from the coding sequence ATGAGCGATATGCACTCGCTGCTGATAGCGGCAATATTGGGTGTGGTCGAAGGATTGACAGAATTTCTGCCGGTATCCAGCACGGGCCACATGATTATTGTCGGTCATTTGTTGGGATTTGAGGGCGATACGGCGAAAACCTTTGAAGTCGTTATCCAGTTAGGATCGATTCTGGCTGTGGTTGTCATGTTCTGGCGGCGTTTGTTTGGCCTGATTGGCATTCATTTTGGCCGTCCATTGCAGCGCGAAGGAGAAAGCAAAGGCCGGTTAACGCTGATCCACATTTTACTGGGGATGATCCCGGCAGTTGTCCTGGGGCTGTTATTCCACGATACGATTAAGTCATTGTTTAACCCGATAAATGTCATGTACGCGCTGGTCGTTGGCGGTCTATTGTTGATTGCCGCGGAATGCCTGAAGCCGAAAGAGCCGCGCGCGCCGGGTCTGGATGATATGACATATCGTCAGGCGTTTATGATTGGCTGTTTCCAGTGTCTGGCGCTGTGGCCGGGTTTCTCCCGCTCCGGAGCGACTATTTCTGGTGGGATGCTGATGGGCGTGAGTCGTTACGCCGCTTCTGAGTTCTCGTTCCTGCTGGCGGTGCCGATGATGATGGGCGCAACGGCGCTCGATCTCTACAAAAGTTGGGGGTTCCTGACAACCGGTGATATCCCGATGTTTGCCGTTGGGTTTTTCACCGCCTTTGTGGTGGCGCTGATTGCGATTAAAACCTTCCTGCAATTAATTAAGCGGATTTCGTTTATCCCGTTCGCCATTTATCGCTTTATTGTGGCGGCTGCGGTGTACGTTGTGTTCTTTTGA
- the cca gene encoding fused tRNA nucleotidyltransferase/2',3'-cyclic phosphodiesterase/2' nucleotidase/phosphatase Cca, which yields MKIYLVGGAVRDALLGLPVKDRDWVVVGSTPQQMLDAGYQQVGRDFPVFLHPQTHEEYALARTERKSGSGYTGFTCYAAPDVTLEDDLQRRDLTINALAQDDDGDIIDPYNGLGDLQSRLLRHVSPAFGEDPLRVLRVARFAARYAHLGFRIADETMTLMREMTHAGELEHLTPERVWKETESALTTRNPQVFFQVLRDCGALRVLFPEIDALFGVPAPAKWHPEIDTGIHTLMTLSMAAMLSPQVDVRFATLCHDLGKGLTPPELWPRHHGHGPAGVKLVEQLCQRLRVPNEIRDLAKLVAEFHDLIHTFPMLNPKTIVKLFDSIDAWRKPQRVEQLALTSEADVRGRTGFEAADYPQGRWLREAWEVAQSVPTKAVVDAGFKGVEIREELTRRRIAAVATWKEQRCPKPE from the coding sequence GTGAAGATTTATCTGGTCGGTGGTGCGGTTCGGGATGCGTTATTAGGGCTACCGGTCAAAGACAGAGATTGGGTGGTTGTCGGCAGCACGCCACAACAGATGCTTGACGCGGGCTACCAGCAGGTAGGCCGCGATTTTCCTGTTTTTCTGCATCCGCAAACGCATGAAGAGTATGCGCTGGCGCGTACCGAGCGGAAATCCGGTTCGGGATACACAGGTTTTACCTGTTATGCCGCGCCTGATGTCACGCTGGAAGATGATCTTCAGCGTCGCGATCTGACTATCAATGCGCTGGCCCAGGATGATGACGGCGATATTATCGATCCGTACAACGGTCTGGGCGATCTGCAAAGCCGTCTTCTGCGCCATGTTTCCCCCGCTTTTGGCGAGGATCCGCTACGCGTGCTACGCGTAGCGCGTTTTGCCGCACGTTATGCTCATCTCGGTTTTCGTATTGCCGATGAAACAATGACGTTGATGCGCGAGATGACCCACGCGGGTGAACTGGAACACCTGACGCCCGAACGCGTGTGGAAAGAAACTGAAAGCGCCCTCACAACCCGCAATCCACAGGTGTTCTTTCAGGTACTACGCGATTGCGGCGCATTACGCGTTTTATTCCCGGAGATCGACGCGTTGTTTGGTGTCCCCGCTCCGGCGAAATGGCACCCGGAAATCGATACTGGTATTCACACCTTAATGACACTCTCAATGGCGGCGATGCTAAGTCCGCAGGTCGATGTCCGTTTCGCAACGTTATGCCACGATCTCGGTAAAGGGCTAACGCCGCCGGAGCTGTGGCCACGTCATCATGGTCATGGTCCGGCAGGCGTGAAATTAGTAGAACAATTGTGCCAGCGCCTGCGCGTCCCTAATGAAATCCGCGATTTAGCCAAACTGGTCGCGGAGTTTCACGATCTCATCCACACCTTCCCAATGCTGAATCCGAAAACCATCGTCAAATTGTTTGATTCCATCGATGCCTGGCGTAAACCGCAGCGTGTCGAGCAACTGGCGCTGACCAGCGAGGCAGACGTGCGCGGTCGAACCGGTTTTGAAGCGGCAGATTACCCACAAGGACGCTGGTTACGTGAAGCGTGGGAAGTAGCGCAGTCAGTACCAACAAAGGCGGTTGTTGACGCGGGATTTAAAGGCGTGGAGATCCGCGAGGAGCTGACACGACGCCGAATTGCGGCGGTGGCTACCTGGAAGGAACAACGTTGCCCAAAGCCTGAATAA